A single genomic interval of Terriglobus albidus harbors:
- a CDS encoding alpha-amylase family protein — MSMNRREFNALGAGTLISLAAKNAAGSELATILAAPEQQSDALPWYRTIKRIGQTNFNERDGESQNVEQWADYWASAKVQAVALSVSGPVAFYPSEVPFFHHSIYLKGRDLFGECLRAAKKRGIRVYGRMSPDIQWTDPELLQTHPLWFRRNQNGGLQQSAPDIAFTCIFSEHYSKQQPAIIRELNANYDIDGVYMNGWPTMQVCYCENCRKIGDPHSKEYRSALMDKAFELIQLYKATVMEKSPNNFYSCNLGGGLKESGLDQWRLTREATWYTADNQSRSGVAAPVWQDAQQVKFARALMGDRSVAAVSASYGRAGSIMWRQVADTSVEPVCRMAQTAAAGGIIWYHWLGLEQGFHDDRRWQAPGREFLSWHAKNDAHFHNKRSLAKVAILTSPRSVTLYQAPYTEDRTDHIEGMYAALLEARIPFDFVHEEDLNQDRLRAYSVLILPNVTLLSDVQASAIRQFVQAGGSLLATFQTGLFDESGKARNDFALGDLFGIKKAGEAVRTTAQATDPIGGIHLQYIRNRGPLTEGFEETRWIAGPVWRQPVEPIQSSTMTFIKPYPVYPPEAVYQREEPSDLPSMVARETGASRLVYLAGDMDSSFWRLDHPDLGRQITNAVRWLLKDTNTVDVHGEGLMEVSAWETQPGYAFHLLNYTGANAFRGHMRKPATLTDQRLEIRLPDAKKIKKASLLHAGTPVVFQQNGNRVSVTVPRVELYEVVALEV; from the coding sequence ATGAGCATGAACCGGCGGGAATTCAACGCCCTGGGTGCAGGCACACTCATATCGCTGGCTGCAAAGAACGCTGCGGGTAGCGAGTTGGCAACCATCCTTGCAGCTCCGGAACAACAGAGCGACGCTCTTCCCTGGTATCGGACCATCAAGCGGATTGGCCAGACGAATTTCAACGAAAGGGACGGGGAGTCGCAGAACGTTGAACAATGGGCTGACTACTGGGCCTCCGCAAAGGTACAGGCTGTGGCCCTTTCGGTCTCCGGCCCTGTGGCCTTCTATCCTTCGGAGGTTCCCTTCTTCCACCACAGCATCTACCTGAAGGGCCGCGATCTCTTTGGAGAGTGCCTACGCGCCGCCAAAAAGCGCGGCATCCGCGTGTATGGCCGTATGAGTCCGGATATCCAGTGGACCGATCCGGAACTGCTGCAAACCCATCCACTCTGGTTTCGCAGAAATCAAAACGGAGGCCTGCAGCAATCTGCACCAGACATTGCCTTCACCTGCATCTTCAGTGAGCATTATTCGAAACAGCAGCCCGCTATCATTCGCGAACTGAACGCAAACTACGATATCGACGGCGTCTATATGAACGGATGGCCGACCATGCAGGTTTGCTACTGCGAGAACTGCCGCAAGATCGGAGACCCACACTCGAAGGAATATCGTTCGGCATTGATGGATAAGGCCTTCGAACTGATTCAGCTTTACAAAGCAACGGTAATGGAGAAGAGCCCGAACAACTTCTACTCCTGCAACCTGGGCGGTGGATTGAAAGAGTCGGGACTGGACCAGTGGCGTCTCACGCGTGAAGCCACCTGGTATACAGCCGACAACCAGTCGCGGTCCGGTGTTGCTGCTCCGGTCTGGCAGGATGCCCAACAGGTGAAATTCGCACGCGCTTTGATGGGAGACCGTTCGGTGGCAGCCGTCAGCGCTAGCTACGGACGCGCGGGCAGCATTATGTGGCGACAGGTGGCTGACACGTCCGTTGAGCCGGTATGCCGCATGGCGCAAACGGCTGCCGCTGGCGGAATCATCTGGTATCACTGGCTCGGTCTGGAACAGGGGTTTCATGACGATCGCCGCTGGCAGGCACCAGGCCGGGAGTTCCTCTCATGGCATGCGAAGAATGATGCGCACTTTCACAACAAGCGTTCTCTCGCAAAGGTGGCCATTCTCACTTCGCCGCGCTCGGTGACTCTTTACCAGGCGCCCTACACAGAAGATCGTACCGACCATATCGAGGGGATGTATGCGGCACTGCTGGAGGCAAGGATTCCGTTCGACTTCGTCCATGAGGAGGATCTGAATCAGGATCGCTTGCGCGCATACTCGGTTCTCATTCTGCCGAACGTAACTCTGCTCTCCGATGTACAGGCCAGTGCGATCAGGCAGTTTGTGCAGGCGGGCGGTTCCCTTCTGGCTACCTTTCAGACCGGTCTGTTCGACGAGAGCGGCAAGGCGCGTAATGATTTCGCACTCGGAGATCTATTCGGAATCAAAAAAGCTGGCGAAGCCGTGCGCACTACCGCGCAAGCGACGGACCCTATCGGCGGTATTCATCTTCAGTACATCCGCAATCGTGGACCTCTCACCGAAGGTTTTGAAGAGACACGCTGGATCGCCGGTCCGGTATGGCGGCAGCCGGTCGAACCGATTCAAAGCAGCACGATGACCTTCATCAAGCCTTATCCGGTCTATCCGCCGGAGGCCGTCTATCAGCGAGAAGAGCCGAGCGATCTGCCGTCGATGGTGGCTCGTGAAACAGGAGCATCGCGCCTGGTGTATCTGGCTGGAGATATGGATAGCTCCTTCTGGAGGCTGGATCACCCTGACCTTGGACGGCAGATCACAAACGCCGTGCGCTGGCTGTTGAAAGACACCAATACCGTCGATGTGCATGGAGAAGGACTGATGGAAGTGTCCGCATGGGAAACACAACCGGGCTATGCCTTCCACCTGCTGAACTACACGGGGGCGAATGCGTTTCGCGGACACATGCGCAAACCTGCAACCCTGACAGATCAAAGGCTGGAGATTCGATTACCGGATGCGAAGAAGATCAAAAAGGCATCCCTGCTCCACGCAGGGACGCCTGTTGTGTTCCAGCAGAATGGGAATCGTGTTTCTGTTACTGTCCCTCGCGTGGAGCTTTACGAGGTAGTCGCGCTGGAGGTGTAA